In Natator depressus isolate rNatDep1 chromosome 9, rNatDep2.hap1, whole genome shotgun sequence, a single genomic region encodes these proteins:
- the POLR2H gene encoding DNA-directed RNA polymerases I, II, and III subunit RPABC3, which yields MAGILFEDIFDVKDIDPEGKKFDRVSRLHCESESFKMDLILDVNIQIYPVDLGDKFRLVIASTLYEDGTLDDGEYNPTDDRPSRADQFEYVMYGKVYRIEGDETSTEAATRLSAYVSYGGLLMRLQGDANNLHGFEVDSRVYLLMKKLAF from the exons ATGGCCGGGATCCTCTTCGAGGACATCTTCGACGTGAAGGACATCGACCCTGAGGGCAAGAAATTCGACCGGG TTTCCCGCCTGCACTGTGAAAGTGAGTCTTTCAAAATGGACCTAATCCTGGATGTGAATATACAGATCTACCCCGTGGACCTGG GTGACAAATTCCGCCTGGTTATCGCCAGCACTTTGTATGAAGATGGGACCCTGGATGATGGGGAGTATAATCCCACTGACGACAGGCCGTCCAG GGCCGACCAGTTTGAATATGTGATGTACGGGAAGGTGTACAGGATTGAGGGCGATGAAACATCCACAGAGGCAGCCACACGCCT TTCTGCCTACGTGTCCTACGGTGGTCTGCTCATGAGACTCCAGGGAGACGCCAACAATCTGCACGGCTTCGAAGTGGATTCCAGGGTTTACCTCCTGATGAAGAAATTGGCCTTCTAA